The Micromonospora sp. NBC_00421 genome contains a region encoding:
- a CDS encoding ThuA domain-containing protein yields MTQRRALVVRGGWEGHQPVRATELFLPFLEGNGYTVRIEESTEVYADAAAMADTDLVVQCMTMAEITAEQVAGLSAAVVAGTGLTGWHGGIVDAFRASSDYLHLVGGQFATHPGRQPCERSGGEEDNFLPHTVTVTDLGREHPVTAGIADIELVTEQYWVLHDDLIDVLATTVHPTRDWHPWHRPVTSPAIWTRRWGAGRVVVTTPGHSLDVLEHPSVRTVIERGMLWATRTVSAS; encoded by the coding sequence GTGACGCAGCGCAGAGCACTTGTGGTACGCGGTGGATGGGAGGGGCACCAGCCGGTCCGGGCGACCGAGCTGTTCCTCCCCTTCCTCGAAGGCAACGGCTACACCGTGCGGATCGAGGAGTCCACAGAGGTCTACGCCGACGCCGCCGCGATGGCCGACACCGACCTCGTCGTACAGTGCATGACGATGGCGGAGATCACCGCCGAGCAGGTGGCGGGCCTGAGTGCGGCGGTGGTCGCCGGGACGGGCCTGACCGGCTGGCACGGCGGCATCGTGGACGCCTTCCGGGCCTCGTCGGACTACCTGCACCTGGTGGGCGGCCAGTTCGCCACCCATCCGGGTCGGCAGCCCTGCGAGCGCAGCGGGGGCGAGGAGGACAACTTCCTGCCGCACACGGTGACGGTCACCGACCTCGGCCGGGAGCATCCGGTCACCGCCGGGATCGCCGACATCGAGCTGGTCACCGAGCAGTACTGGGTGCTGCACGACGACCTGATCGACGTGCTGGCCACCACCGTCCACCCCACCCGGGACTGGCACCCCTGGCACCGGCCGGTCACCTCGCCGGCGATCTGGACCCGACGTTGGGGCGCCGGCCGGGTCGTCGTGACGACCCCGGGTCACAGCCTCGACGTGCTGGAACACCCGTCCGTGCGGACCGTCATCGAGAGGGGGATGCTGTGGGCGACCCGCACCGTGTCGGCATCGTAG
- a CDS encoding ribonucleotide-diphosphate reductase subunit beta produces MDLTLRPMRYPHFFDRFKDAIKNTWTVEEVDLHSDLADLERLSPAERHLVSRLVAFFATGDTIVANNLVLNLYQHVNSPEGRLYLSRQLFEEAVHVQFYLNLLDTYVPDEQERFAAFAAIENIPSIRRKAEFCFRWIDSVFGLRELNSRADRRAFLLNLICFAACIEGLFFYGAFAYVYFLRSRGLLNGLASGTNWVFRDESMHMAFAFDVVETVRREEPELFDAELEQQVTEMLAEAVECEVQFAEDLLEQGVSGLSLTDMRAYLEHVADRRLAQLGIAPRYGAQNPFAFMDLQDVQELSNFFERRVSAYQVGVSGSVTFDDDF; encoded by the coding sequence ATGGACCTCACCCTGCGGCCGATGCGTTACCCGCACTTCTTCGACAGGTTCAAGGACGCCATCAAGAACACCTGGACGGTGGAGGAGGTCGACCTGCACTCCGACCTGGCCGACCTGGAACGGCTCTCGCCGGCCGAGCGGCACCTGGTGTCCCGGCTGGTGGCGTTCTTCGCCACCGGCGACACCATCGTCGCCAACAACCTGGTGCTCAACCTCTACCAGCACGTCAACTCCCCGGAGGGCCGGCTCTACCTGTCCCGGCAGCTGTTCGAGGAAGCCGTGCACGTGCAGTTCTACCTGAACCTGCTCGACACGTACGTCCCCGACGAGCAGGAACGCTTCGCCGCGTTCGCCGCCATCGAGAACATCCCCTCGATCCGGCGCAAGGCCGAGTTCTGTTTCCGCTGGATCGACTCGGTCTTCGGCCTGCGCGAGCTGAACAGCCGCGCCGACCGGCGGGCGTTCCTGCTCAACCTGATCTGCTTCGCCGCCTGCATCGAGGGGCTGTTCTTCTACGGCGCCTTCGCCTACGTCTACTTCCTTCGGTCCCGGGGCCTGCTCAACGGGTTGGCCTCCGGCACCAACTGGGTGTTCCGCGACGAGTCGATGCACATGGCGTTCGCCTTCGACGTGGTGGAGACCGTCCGGCGGGAGGAGCCGGAGCTGTTCGACGCCGAACTGGAGCAGCAGGTCACCGAGATGCTCGCCGAGGCGGTCGAGTGCGAGGTGCAGTTCGCCGAGGACCTGCTCGAACAGGGCGTCTCCGGGTTGTCGCTGACGGACATGCGGGCGTACCTGGAGCACGTGGCCGACCGGCGGCTCGCCCAGCTCGGCATCGCGCCGCGCTACGGCGCACAGAACCCGTTCGCGTTCATGGACCTGCAGGACGTGCAGGAGCTGTCGAACTTCTTCGAGCGGCGGGTGTCGGCATACCAGGTGGGGGTCAGCGGCAGCGTCACCTTCGACGACGACTTCTGA
- a CDS encoding helix-turn-helix transcriptional regulator, whose protein sequence is MTHPYARELGDFLRARRGRLHPRDVGLEPGGRRKVTGLRREELALLSGLSTDYYQRMEQGREVRPSDDVLDALAGALGLDDEERRHLFTLARAARRPVPVRVDPGPERVPESTRRLLLVLDTPAVVLGRHLDLLAWNPWATALLGDPEGYPPDRLNMLLLMFDDPTTASRRCAAWEQQAMDYIGMMRAAVATDPTHPRATAIVGELSIRSAEFRRLWARHDVRASVSGTKTFEVPEVGDIVLDWDTYPLPGNPGPVMLVFTAAPGSPDADRLRLLASLRATGRAGESDPTRRRDI, encoded by the coding sequence ATGACCCATCCGTACGCCCGCGAACTCGGCGATTTCCTGCGCGCCCGGCGCGGCCGGCTGCACCCCCGCGACGTCGGCCTGGAGCCGGGCGGCCGACGTAAGGTCACCGGGTTGCGGCGTGAGGAACTGGCCCTGCTGTCCGGGTTGAGCACCGACTACTACCAGCGGATGGAGCAGGGCCGCGAGGTCCGCCCGTCCGACGACGTGTTGGACGCGCTCGCCGGCGCGCTCGGCCTCGACGACGAGGAACGCCGGCACCTGTTCACCCTGGCCCGCGCCGCCCGCCGGCCGGTGCCCGTCCGGGTGGACCCCGGCCCGGAGCGGGTGCCGGAGAGCACCCGACGGCTGCTGCTGGTGCTGGACACCCCGGCGGTCGTGCTCGGCCGACACCTCGACCTGCTCGCCTGGAACCCGTGGGCGACGGCGCTGCTCGGCGACCCGGAGGGCTACCCGCCCGACCGGCTCAACATGCTCCTGCTGATGTTCGACGACCCGACGACCGCGTCGCGGCGCTGCGCGGCGTGGGAACAGCAGGCCATGGACTACATCGGCATGATGCGTGCCGCCGTCGCCACGGACCCCACCCACCCCCGGGCCACCGCGATCGTCGGCGAGCTGAGCATCCGCAGCGCCGAGTTCCGACGGCTGTGGGCCCGGCACGACGTGCGCGCTTCGGTCAGCGGCACCAAGACCTTCGAGGTCCCCGAGGTCGGTGACATCGTCCTGGACTGGGACACCTACCCGCTGCCCGGCAACCCCGGCCCGGTCATGCTGGTCTTCACCGCCGCGCCGGGCAGCCCCGACGCCGACCGGCTACGGCTGCTGGCGTCACTGCGCGCGACCGGCCGGGCGGGTGAGAGTGATCCGACACGCCGACGCGACATCTAG
- a CDS encoding oxidoreductase, whose product MTGWTAAHIPDQHGRTAVVTGANSGLGLVTATALARHGAHVVLAVRNTAAGEQAARRMDGDVEVRELDLASLASVRAFAAKLTVDHPVLDLLVNNAGAVLLGPRRTTPDGFEAHLGTNLLGHFALTGLLLGNLAAARAARVVSLSSITHRSAHLDFADLMFERGYRAAAAYGRSKLATTVFGVELDRRLRATGSPVLSTLAHPGVTRTNLTPRAWEHRGRRGRVIAWLGLLATQPVERGALPQLRAATDPGVRGGQFFGPSRLGETWGPVAEARLSREAADPAVGRRLWTAAEELTGVSCL is encoded by the coding sequence ATGACCGGATGGACCGCCGCCCACATCCCCGACCAGCACGGCCGTACCGCCGTCGTGACCGGCGCGAACTCGGGCCTCGGCCTGGTCACCGCCACCGCACTGGCCCGCCACGGCGCGCACGTCGTGCTCGCCGTCCGCAACACCGCCGCCGGGGAGCAGGCCGCCCGCCGGATGGACGGCGACGTCGAGGTACGCGAGCTGGACCTGGCCTCCCTCGCCTCGGTACGGGCGTTCGCGGCGAAGCTGACAGTCGATCATCCGGTGCTCGACCTGCTGGTCAACAACGCCGGTGCGGTGCTGCTCGGCCCGCGCCGCACCACGCCCGACGGCTTCGAGGCGCACCTCGGCACCAACCTGCTGGGCCACTTCGCGCTGACCGGCCTGCTGCTCGGCAACCTGGCGGCGGCGCGGGCGGCCCGGGTGGTGAGTCTCAGCTCGATCACCCACCGGAGCGCACACCTGGACTTCGCCGACCTGATGTTCGAACGTGGCTACCGGGCCGCCGCCGCCTACGGCCGGTCCAAGCTCGCCACCACCGTCTTCGGTGTCGAGCTGGACCGCCGACTGCGCGCCACCGGATCACCTGTCCTCAGCACGCTGGCCCACCCCGGCGTCACCCGCACCAACCTGACTCCCCGGGCGTGGGAACACCGGGGCCGGCGGGGCCGGGTGATCGCGTGGCTCGGCCTGCTGGCCACCCAGCCGGTGGAGCGGGGCGCGCTGCCGCAGTTGCGTGCCGCCACCGACCCCGGGGTACGGGGCGGCCAGTTCTTCGGTCCGTCCCGGCTCGGGGAGACATGGGGACCGGTCGCCGAGGCCCGGCTCAGCCGGGAGGCCGCCGATCCCGCCGTCGGCCGTCGGCTCTGGACGGCGGCCGAGGAACTGACAGGCGTCAGCTGTCTCTGA
- a CDS encoding response regulator transcription factor produces MCAHVMLAEDDERQAEALRRYLVAAGHRATIVADGETALRQAREQPFDLLLLDVMLPKLDGMQVCRMIRQESDVPVLMLTARSAEDDLLRGLDLGADDYMTKPYSPRELVARIRTLLRRVRTAPQQSPVHRLGRLTVDEARRLVTAGDAPVDCTAGEFAILAAMIRQPGRVFSRGQLLEHTRGVDRESTGRTIDVHVMNLRRKIEANPRRPQQLLTVYGVGYKLGAGTS; encoded by the coding sequence ATGTGCGCACACGTGATGCTCGCGGAGGACGACGAGCGGCAGGCCGAGGCGCTGCGCCGGTACCTCGTCGCGGCGGGTCACCGGGCGACGATCGTGGCCGACGGTGAGACGGCCCTGCGCCAGGCCCGGGAACAGCCGTTCGACCTCCTCCTGCTCGACGTGATGCTGCCGAAACTGGACGGCATGCAGGTCTGCCGGATGATCCGCCAGGAGTCGGACGTGCCGGTGCTGATGCTGACCGCGCGGTCGGCCGAGGACGACCTGCTGCGCGGGCTGGATCTGGGCGCCGACGACTACATGACCAAGCCGTACAGCCCGCGCGAGTTGGTCGCCCGGATCCGGACGCTGCTGCGTCGGGTCCGGACCGCACCCCAGCAGTCGCCGGTGCACCGGCTCGGGCGGCTCACCGTCGACGAGGCCCGCCGCCTGGTCACCGCGGGGGATGCCCCGGTCGACTGCACGGCCGGCGAGTTCGCCATCCTCGCCGCGATGATCCGTCAGCCCGGTCGGGTGTTCAGCCGTGGTCAACTGCTGGAACACACCCGGGGCGTCGACCGGGAGTCGACCGGGCGCACCATCGACGTCCACGTGATGAACCTGCGCCGCAAGATCGAGGCCAACCCCCGCCGGCCGCAGCAGCTGCTGACCGTCTACGGCGTCGGTTACAAGCTGGGTGCCGGCACGTCGTGA
- a CDS encoding sensor histidine kinase, giving the protein MKRQRVPLHRSLVVRLLATSLLVAVCAILATTWLAVQSTTRAIRQEQGRSLADDKSIYDTLLTHAATHRDWTGVEAVLAGRADRLERRITLMTPDRQVIADSAPDGPSLQTARPSATVDPLQVDLGLTGGTERTDPRAVGPYRLTKRESTTTRDLATRQLGCVQAESTADARVVVGPTGRASVQVTDARDRGIVEFCLPAELTEPLPSEADGITQLETLTKSCLRELGAPTRVEIRADRTAVRSRDSGFDKQVDGCLQKARTAQLRAYVAPPALLFVTDEAQGGAEPVFNLSRANVVRIAQVTGTVLVATVLITVLVGRRLVRPLRALTDATRQPMAEPARVPVTTRDEIGLLATALNDLAARREQTEALRRNMVSDVAHELRTPLTNMRSWLEAAQDGLAQLDTQLLTLLLDEALLLQHIIDDLRDLAAADAGDLRIHREPYFVADLLEQVVEAHRGAAEAAGVRLRTSVGTDLEMAVDGARLRQIVGNIVANAVRHTTPGGSVVVHCAVRDDQLAIAVSDTGTGIDPADQARIFDRFWRADDSRARSTGGSGLGLSIARKLAEAHDGTIDVESVLGQGSTFTVRLPIVVPARS; this is encoded by the coding sequence GTGAAGCGGCAACGGGTCCCCCTGCACCGCAGCCTGGTGGTGCGGCTGCTGGCCACCTCGCTGCTGGTGGCGGTCTGCGCGATCCTGGCCACGACCTGGCTGGCCGTGCAGTCGACCACCCGGGCGATCCGACAGGAACAGGGTCGCTCGCTCGCCGACGACAAGAGCATCTACGACACGCTGTTGACCCACGCCGCCACCCACCGGGACTGGACTGGCGTGGAGGCGGTGCTCGCCGGGCGGGCCGACCGGCTCGAACGCCGGATCACCCTGATGACCCCGGACCGGCAGGTGATCGCCGACTCCGCGCCGGACGGCCCGTCGTTGCAGACGGCCCGACCGTCGGCGACCGTCGACCCGTTGCAGGTGGACCTGGGCCTGACCGGCGGGACCGAGCGCACCGATCCACGCGCGGTCGGGCCGTACCGGCTGACCAAGCGGGAGAGCACCACCACCCGGGACCTGGCCACCCGGCAGCTCGGCTGCGTCCAGGCCGAATCCACGGCGGACGCGAGGGTGGTGGTCGGTCCGACCGGACGGGCCTCGGTGCAGGTGACCGACGCGAGAGACCGCGGCATCGTCGAGTTCTGCCTGCCTGCGGAGCTGACGGAGCCGTTGCCGAGCGAGGCCGACGGGATCACCCAACTGGAGACCCTGACCAAGAGCTGCCTCCGCGAGCTCGGAGCACCGACCCGGGTCGAGATCAGGGCGGACCGTACCGCGGTACGCAGCCGTGACTCCGGCTTCGACAAGCAGGTCGACGGCTGCCTGCAGAAGGCGCGCACGGCCCAACTGCGCGCGTACGTGGCGCCACCGGCGTTGCTGTTCGTGACCGACGAGGCCCAGGGTGGCGCCGAGCCGGTGTTCAACCTGTCCCGGGCGAACGTGGTGCGCATCGCCCAGGTGACCGGAACGGTGCTGGTGGCCACCGTGCTGATCACCGTGCTGGTCGGGCGGCGGCTGGTCCGACCGCTGCGGGCGCTCACCGACGCCACCCGGCAGCCGATGGCCGAACCGGCCCGGGTGCCGGTGACCACCCGCGACGAGATCGGCCTGCTGGCCACCGCGCTGAACGACCTCGCCGCCCGGCGCGAACAGACCGAGGCGCTGCGCCGGAACATGGTCAGCGACGTGGCGCACGAGTTGCGCACCCCGCTGACCAACATGCGCAGTTGGCTGGAGGCCGCCCAGGACGGTCTGGCGCAGCTCGACACCCAACTGCTCACCCTGCTGCTCGACGAGGCGCTGCTGCTGCAGCACATCATCGACGACCTGCGGGACCTGGCCGCCGCCGACGCCGGCGACCTACGCATCCACCGCGAGCCGTACTTCGTGGCCGACCTGCTGGAGCAGGTCGTCGAGGCGCACCGGGGCGCCGCCGAGGCCGCCGGGGTACGGCTGCGCACCTCGGTGGGCACCGACCTGGAGATGGCGGTCGACGGCGCCCGACTGCGCCAGATCGTCGGCAACATCGTCGCCAACGCGGTCCGGCACACCACCCCGGGCGGCTCGGTCGTCGTGCACTGCGCCGTGCGCGACGACCAGTTGGCCATCGCGGTGTCCGACACCGGAACCGGCATCGACCCCGCCGACCAGGCCAGGATCTTCGACAGGTTCTGGCGGGCCGACGACTCCCGGGCCCGCAGCACCGGCGGCAGCGGGCTCGGCCTGTCCATCGCGCGCAAGCTCGCCGAGGCGCACGACGGCACCATCGACGTCGAGAGCGTCCTGGGTCAGGGCAGCACCTTCACCGTCCGACTACCGATCGTCGTCCCGGCCCGCTCCTGA
- a CDS encoding ribonucleoside-diphosphate reductase subunit alpha, whose amino-acid sequence MTNVAESPPSEADGAEPRRPAMRVRKRNGDTEPVDVNKIVKAVERWAADLDEVDPLRVATKTISGLYDGATTAELDKLSIQTAAELIGTEPQYSRLAARLLAGYVEQEVRGQAVASFSQSIRYAHGLGLISDDTAAFVARNARTLDDAVDPAGDLRFEYFGLRTVADRYLLRHPESRLVVETPQYWLLRVACGLSTTPDEAVGFYRLMSSLAYLPSSPTLFNSGTRHTQMSSCFLVDSPRDELDSIYERYHQVAKLSKFSGGIGISWSRVRGRGALIRGTNGRSNGIVPFLKTLDAGVAAVNQGGRRKGAACVYLEPWHPDVEEFLELRDNTGEEARRTHNLNLANWIPDEFMRRVEADADWSLIDPSDAPELPDLYGEEFDAAYRVAEKKAIRTVRARDLYGRMMRTLAQTGNGWMTFKDAANRLSNQTGAPGNTIHLSNLCTEILEVNSDTETAVCNLGSVNLGAHLAGDGVDWEKLRATVRTAVVFLDRVIDINYYPAAQAAASNPRWRPVGLGLMGLQDAFFALRLPFDSVEARELSTRVQEEIFLTALETSTGLAERFGTHPAYHETRAARGDLHPDLWGVEPTQVARWAALRARIAAHGLRNSLLVAIAPTATIASIAGCYECIEPQVSNLFKRETMSGEFLQINTYLVRELKARGLWTPEIRDQIKRAEGSVQGIVDLPAEVRELFRTAWELPQRALVDLAAARAPYIDQSQSLNLFLSAPTIGKLSSMYLYAWKSGLKTTYYLRSRPATRIQQATVTVAPVVAAGDAEALACSLENPESCEACQ is encoded by the coding sequence ATGACGAACGTAGCGGAGAGCCCCCCGTCCGAGGCCGACGGCGCGGAGCCACGCCGGCCGGCGATGCGGGTACGCAAGCGCAACGGCGACACCGAGCCGGTGGACGTCAACAAGATCGTCAAGGCGGTCGAGCGGTGGGCCGCCGACCTGGACGAGGTGGACCCGCTGCGGGTGGCGACCAAGACGATAAGCGGCCTCTACGACGGGGCGACCACTGCCGAGCTGGACAAGCTGTCGATCCAGACGGCGGCGGAGCTGATCGGCACCGAACCGCAGTACTCCCGGCTGGCGGCCCGGCTGCTGGCCGGCTACGTGGAGCAGGAGGTCCGCGGGCAGGCGGTGGCGAGCTTCAGCCAGTCCATCCGGTACGCCCACGGCCTCGGCCTGATCTCCGACGACACCGCCGCGTTCGTGGCCCGCAACGCCCGCACCCTCGACGACGCGGTCGACCCGGCGGGTGACCTGCGGTTCGAGTACTTCGGACTGCGCACGGTCGCCGACCGGTACCTGCTGCGGCACCCCGAGTCGCGGCTGGTGGTGGAGACCCCGCAGTACTGGCTGCTGCGGGTGGCCTGCGGGCTGTCCACCACGCCCGACGAGGCGGTCGGGTTCTACCGGTTGATGTCGTCGCTTGCCTACCTGCCGAGTTCCCCCACGTTGTTCAACTCCGGCACCCGGCACACGCAGATGTCGTCGTGTTTCCTGGTCGACTCGCCCCGCGACGAGCTCGACTCGATCTACGAGCGCTACCACCAGGTGGCGAAGCTGTCCAAGTTCTCCGGCGGCATCGGCATCTCCTGGTCGCGGGTACGTGGCCGGGGCGCGTTGATCCGGGGCACCAACGGCCGGTCGAACGGGATCGTGCCGTTCCTCAAGACCCTCGACGCCGGGGTGGCGGCGGTCAACCAGGGCGGCCGGCGCAAGGGGGCCGCCTGCGTCTATCTGGAGCCGTGGCATCCGGACGTCGAGGAGTTCCTGGAGCTGCGGGACAACACCGGCGAAGAGGCCCGGCGTACCCACAATCTCAACCTGGCCAACTGGATTCCGGACGAGTTCATGCGCCGGGTCGAAGCCGACGCCGACTGGTCGTTGATCGACCCGTCGGACGCCCCGGAGCTGCCCGACCTGTACGGCGAGGAGTTCGACGCCGCGTACCGGGTCGCGGAGAAGAAGGCCATCCGGACGGTCAGGGCCCGGGACCTGTACGGGCGGATGATGCGCACCCTGGCGCAGACCGGCAACGGGTGGATGACGTTCAAGGACGCGGCCAACCGGCTGTCCAACCAGACCGGCGCCCCGGGCAACACGATCCACCTGTCCAACCTGTGCACCGAGATCCTCGAGGTGAACAGCGACACCGAGACGGCGGTCTGCAATCTCGGGTCGGTCAACCTCGGCGCGCACCTGGCCGGGGACGGCGTCGACTGGGAGAAGCTGCGCGCCACGGTGCGTACGGCTGTGGTGTTCCTGGACCGGGTGATCGACATCAACTACTACCCGGCCGCGCAGGCGGCGGCGTCGAACCCGCGCTGGCGACCGGTCGGGCTGGGGCTGATGGGCCTGCAGGACGCGTTCTTCGCGCTGCGCCTGCCGTTCGACTCGGTCGAGGCCAGGGAGCTGTCCACCCGGGTGCAGGAGGAGATCTTCCTGACCGCGTTGGAGACGTCGACCGGCCTCGCCGAACGGTTCGGCACGCACCCGGCATACCACGAGACCCGGGCGGCCCGGGGTGACCTGCACCCGGACCTGTGGGGGGTCGAACCCACCCAGGTCGCGCGGTGGGCCGCGCTGCGTGCCCGGATCGCGGCGCACGGGCTGCGCAACTCGCTGCTCGTCGCGATCGCCCCGACCGCCACCATCGCGTCGATCGCCGGCTGCTACGAGTGCATCGAACCGCAGGTGTCCAACCTGTTCAAGCGCGAGACCATGTCCGGCGAGTTCCTCCAGATCAACACCTACCTGGTGCGGGAGCTGAAGGCGCGCGGGCTGTGGACGCCGGAGATCCGCGACCAGATCAAGCGGGCCGAGGGGTCGGTGCAGGGGATCGTCGACCTGCCCGCCGAGGTGCGGGAGCTGTTCCGCACCGCGTGGGAGCTGCCGCAGCGGGCGCTTGTCGACCTGGCCGCCGCGCGGGCACCCTACATCGACCAGTCGCAGTCGCTGAACCTGTTCCTGAGCGCGCCGACCATCGGCAAGCTGTCCTCGATGTACCTGTACGCCTGGAAGTCCGGCCTGAAGACCACCTACTACCTGCGGTCGCGTCCGGCGACCCGGATCCAGCAGGCCACCGTCACCGTCGCCCCGGTCGTCGCGGCCGGCGACGCCGAGGCGCTGGCCTGTTCCCTGGAGAACCCCGAGAGCTGCGAGGCGTGCCAGTGA